One genomic window of Halorhabdus sp. CBA1104 includes the following:
- a CDS encoding glycosyltransferase, with protein sequence MALPSVGAFTDTYLPTVNGVTYTVQAWRDRWRDRGGDMAIVYPDADDYEPDDREYPVRSLPFPFYEGFRMGVPRVPEAIGDVDLVHAHTPFGLGMSAMRVARSRDLPLLASYHTPTSEYAAYVSLGDRVERTVRRTATSYERWFFDRADVVIAPSDRARDHIVETVDVSTPVEVVPNGVDVQRLQPVAGDDFRTRYDLPTDRPLVGYTGRHGYEKCLSDIISATDGMNVTVVFGGDGPARDDIEARAEAANVDVRFLGFLPREELPAFYSALDAFAFPSPVETQGLVALEANACGTPVAGVDSGALADTIEDGVNGYSYSQGDITGFRAAINRVLAEQDTLAEQCLSRRETISIDHAVDRLTDVYESVLEDD encoded by the coding sequence ATGGCACTGCCGTCTGTCGGCGCGTTCACGGATACGTACTTGCCGACGGTCAACGGCGTCACCTACACCGTTCAGGCCTGGCGGGACCGCTGGCGGGACCGAGGCGGTGATATGGCGATCGTCTACCCGGATGCCGACGACTACGAGCCGGACGACCGCGAGTACCCCGTCCGGAGTCTGCCGTTTCCCTTCTACGAGGGCTTTCGGATGGGCGTCCCGCGTGTCCCCGAGGCGATCGGGGACGTGGACCTCGTCCACGCCCACACGCCGTTCGGGCTCGGTATGAGCGCGATGCGGGTCGCCCGCTCACGGGATCTCCCCCTGCTCGCGTCCTATCACACGCCGACCAGCGAGTACGCGGCCTACGTCTCACTTGGCGATCGTGTCGAACGGACGGTCAGACGGACCGCCACGAGCTACGAGCGGTGGTTCTTCGACCGTGCCGACGTCGTGATCGCGCCGAGTGACCGTGCCCGCGACCACATTGTCGAGACGGTCGATGTCTCGACGCCGGTCGAAGTCGTGCCCAACGGCGTCGACGTACAGCGATTGCAGCCGGTCGCCGGTGACGACTTTCGGACACGATACGACCTCCCGACCGACCGTCCGCTCGTCGGATACACGGGTCGTCACGGCTACGAAAAGTGTCTCTCGGATATTATTTCTGCCACTGACGGCATGAACGTAACTGTCGTTTTCGGTGGTGACGGCCCGGCCCGTGACGACATCGAGGCCCGGGCCGAGGCTGCAAACGTCGACGTCCGCTTCCTTGGCTTTCTGCCACGTGAGGAGTTGCCCGCTTTCTACTCGGCACTGGACGCCTTTGCGTTCCCGAGCCCTGTCGAAACGCAAGGTCTCGTCGCGTTAGAAGCCAACGCCTGCGGGACGCCGGTTGCCGGCGTCGACAGTGGGGCGCTGGCAGACACTATCGAGGATGGCGTCAATGGCTACTCGTATTCCCAAGGCGATATCACCGGCTTCCGCGCAGCGATCAACCGCGTGCTCGCCGAACAGGACACGCTCGCTGAACAATGCCTCAGCCGACGCGAGACCATCAGCATTGATCACGCCGTAGATCGCTTGACAGACGTCTACGAAAGTGTCCTCGAAGACGACTAG